Genomic window (Nomia melanderi isolate GNS246 chromosome 14, iyNomMela1, whole genome shotgun sequence):
GCAAAGACATTTTGGTTGCTACCGATGTTGCCGGTCGTGGTATAGATATTAAGGATGTTTCGATGGTTATTAATTATGACATGGCTAAGACCATAGAAGGTAAGTGGActcttatttcttaattaaaggGATTGAAACTGGTATTATTTCTTACCTTTGTTTTTAGATTACACGCATCGTATTGGTAGAACTGGTCGAGCAGGAAAGGCTGGTCTTGCTATTTCGTTCTGTACTAAAGACGATAGTCATCTGTTCTACGATCTTAAGCAAACAATCCTCGCAAGTCCGATTTCTACTTGTCCACCAGAGCTACTTAATCATCCAGACGCGCAACATAAACCTGGCACAGTAGTAACGAAAAAACGTAGAGAGGAAAAAATATTCGCCTAAAAACACAAACACTTAATTGTAAGCATTTGTTTATAACCGACCCGTGTATTTATGTCTTATACATAGatgcatatttttttataatgtttcatcaGGGTAGGAATGTGACTGTCAATGTaaacaaaacgaataaaatgtaaatacatactactgaaataaattttgtattatttctgcTTGTATAAGTTGAGGATCTATGGATGTAGTGTCTGGGATCGAAGTGAAGAAATGTGATCCTATTTCAGCAGTCATCTCTGAAAAATATGTTAACATATTAtccgatattttattttgcaacgaatcattttaaaaagtctacaatttcacaattatttattacaagaaTTCCGGCTTTAAATGTTACTTATCGTTaacaattacttaattattttccacttttttaaataatgttcttCATTTAcactgttaataaaataattatagtcAAGGAACTGGAGCAGGCGGAGGAGTGTAATCTCCTTCAACTTTGCATTCTTCTTTCCAGTCATCTGGTATCATTGGTttcataatttgtataaatttgtcAAGCGGACAAACCGTTACGCAACCAGGAATAGTCAGCGAATAAGGTTCGTGATTAGTTGTGTTTCTTAAGAACACCTATGGAAAAAACGCATAAAAGCTATGCAACCGTTATCTAAATATCGTCGACTCTGCATAAAACATAAAGGCCTTACTTGAACATTCCAACCATCTTTGTCCTCGTGTAATTCGATCATggtcataatattataatgtggCATTTGATTGTTCCATACGTGCATAACATCCAACAAAGTTACAACTGTACTATCATGACCGATATACATAAACATTTTCCTGTGTTCAGGAACGATAGTATTATCTTTCTTCGCCAACATGTCAGTTACGATCTTCTTAAGGAATGGTCCACCTTTGAGTCGTCTTAAAAGATCATTATATACATTCAGTTCAAAATCGTACAGTGTTAATGGTTCCATCTTATCAGGATAGTAATCGTCAGTCCATTCAGGAAGGGTcaaattcatttgtttctaaaatatagaatttatgaTTTTCATAGTGTTGCCTTGAATACATTTAGTCTTTGAAGGAAACAATACGCACCTCGGCTGTTAATGTTCCATAAAGAGAATTGACGTCTTCAGGAGATGATATTGCCATACCTGTTAAGTTCGTTAATTCATTGTACAAGTTCGTGTTATCACTTTGAATCTTTTGCACTTCTGGTAAAGACATAATTGCGCGTCTTAGCTTGGTATATTTCGGGCATGTATCCCATATTAACATTAACTGCAGACatgagattaattaaaaatagaataataaattccataagtatgaaataaaacctgaatataaaagaaaaaaaaatatatatatgtatgtgtgtatatatatatatatacagtatctTCCGAACGTGGTTGATAAAACAAGGTGACTGGTTGCCAGGGTAGATCAGCTTTGAAAGACTGCTTTTCGTTTGGTTTCCACAGAGCAGCTGCTTCTAGCAAAGCAGACATCTTTGTACGATCAACCGCGGTAGATTgtagataaaatatttctggaCTGTAAATTGGTCCCAGGAAGTCATCGTAACGATTGCGTAGGAAAAGTCCTTGATTATACTGACTTCGTCTTCCCTCCTACACAGCAGTTTTGAAGTTTATCATTGAATCAAACCTTATTGTTAGGTCAACCAATAACAAGAACTTATTACATTCGTCAGTTGACCCCAACCATAAGGTTCCATTGAATCATTTAGGTAGGGATCATTTGGATAAGTATCTTGTGGTGCTCTTTCTCCATGTCTCATTAcctaaaaattactttttttactACCTTCTCCAACAGATactattgtttaattatttctttttaccgTCTTCTATTCTTGCACAATTGTATACTAATTTCAAAAGagtaaattaagtgacagaacgtGTACCGCGAAGATAAGTAGTTCAAATAAATGGAGCTTGTTCCTACTATTGTAGTATCTTTCAAAAGAAATGGATTTACATTGTCAAGACCTTGCGAAACATTTAATGATCGCACGATAAAGCTAAGCCCGTTACAGATATGTCTACCTCGAATAAACGCATACAAAAagagacacacacacacactgaTTACCAGACAATGAAATACAGACTGAACTTTTTCAATTTAACACAATTTTTTCACGAACCTACCACTACAACCAGACGAAGAGTAGTATCTccagtttttctttcatttttcttattattagtcCCGCCCTCTTCGAGTGTCACAGGCGATCCTATAAACGGAGAGAACCGGATACATTAAATAACACTTTCAAGGACGTTTGTGAAACTAAATATATGATAGAATTGAAACAATCATAGGAATAAGTACATATCAACTATTATAAGTGAAGCTCGATACGACTGCTGTGGAAAAATTGTGATTTTTCCGCAAgtttattaatgaaacaatttaccTGACGACAAGTAGACGGCGGCGataaaaattagaagtttaacagccagcatttttaaatatagtcgaataatttttttaaggaCCGCCTTCCATTGACTAGTCGACTCCAACGAGCTGCTACACGTGCTGAACGGCTGCAGACTGGGGCCTTAAGAACTGCTAGCAGATAAATTCTGTGTCCCCACCATGCGAAAAGTTGTATTCTACAATATAATGTTACTAGTAACAAGACCGTCTTCTGTACTCAAGTGTCGAACATTTATTCTATTGATGTCAGTCGGTCGCGTGAAATATAAAAGATTGTACCTCGCACGTGTCCCGATTCTCTCCACTTTCGTATGCCGTTAATAACTCTAGGAACCTGGAACATACATTGTAAATTAATAAGCGATGaataaagatatattttcaCCCGGTACGAAATCATTCATTCCCAGCCCTTTTAATTGGATTACTACTCCAGATTCTTTGATCGTATTACTGTATTACTTTGGTCTTCCACCGTTTCCAATAATGCGAACAGTGTCTCCATTTGGAGATAAAAAAAAACTGCAAAGGAAGCAAGGATTACGTAGTTATGCAATAAGCCGATTGACTTGCAGTAATTTCTTGTTGTCGAAGTTCATGCTTTATCCATGACTGGACGCTCCGAAATGAGAAAAGGACGTCTTAATTGCTATCCTTGAGTACGAGTGACGGGGTATTAGAAAGCACGTGCTACGACACTTTTAGAGTTCAGGTCGCCTGGTAGTCAATTCATTGTAAAATCCCACGGATTATACGCAAAAAAAAAATCACAATATTCGAATTCTCTGAAGCTCGTATTGAAGCGATCAAGCTGAAAAAAAAGATTCGTAGCGTCGGAACCGGTAGCGACTCGTTTTTAATGAAATGCGAGTATAATTGCTTTTCAATAATAGGCATTACTTAAATATCATTTAGCATGATAGAAGGAATCATGTAAACACGCGGCTGTTACTATTCGATCATACACAACGGACAAACCAAACTTGAATATTCTAAGCAACGTTCATAATTAATGCGAACGCAGTTACGTTGGCAGGTTTTATAATTGATAAACGACTATTGTGTAACCGCTGTGCGTTAACGGTTGCATTTATGTTTGTCAATGAGTTGTCAAAGCTTGGCGAAAGAAACTCGAAAGAAATTCGAACGACCTTAAATATTACCGTATCGTTACAACCGTCCCGATAATGGTAATTTCAATTTATGAAAACGATTCCGGTACAGTCTGTCTATTCTCGTTTTGACGGAGTTCGCCCGGAGTCAGTCTTTTGTCATATTTTATTGTCAGGGCAACGACAAATCAAGATGCTCAtttattttatcgaaatatCCAAAACCATAATCCTTGCAAGCCTGTACAAGCATCTAACGGGCTTTGCTCTTTGTTGACGCGATCCACGAGCTCACGAACGCCGAACAAGAAGACTCTGGGCGAGAAGAGAGTCACGTATGCGAAGATCTTCGTGAAACCCAAGTACCGGGAATCCGCCAGATACGCGGATTCGTTGGAAGCCCCCAATCCTGTGGATAGACAAACAGCTTCAGCCGTGGATCGCATAAACAAGGGTGGTCAAACGGTGGTGTCGAAACCCCGGAAATCTCGCCGCAAGAAGTCGAGAAACGCTGCCACCAACTCCAAGGTCTCTCTCACACGATTATTCGTGAACCGATTACCAAATCGTTCGCCCTTCATTTCTACTTTCTCTTTACATAACGGAGTGTTGCAAAATTAACTCGGAAACCATTGACTTCGTTACAATAAATCCGTTATTCCGAAAGAGTCGGAGCACGTTATCCTGTTAATCCCTAATGTTCCAGTTTTATGACATTTTCAACTGAACTTTCTAAAAAAATAATCACAATAGATTAGCGTTACGTtaacgatatatatatattaattattatatatatatatataattctttcGGTTATTCAATTTCCGACCGtacgatattaaatttttccccgatAATGTAATAACTTTGTTGCGTATGGTTGCACGAGGTATTACAGCTACTCGAGCTAATCCACGGTTATTTCGAGTAATCTGTTCTAACGTGTCTTCTCGTGAATTCAAAGACAAAACCAATGGCAACTACTTGCGGCGAATATCGAAAAGACACCCAGAAATGTAATACACAAGCGGGAACACAGTCGCAGAATCAACAACCGTGTTCCATGCCAGCAATTCAGAATCAAACGAATTCGACGACGCCGATGCGCCTGAGATCTCTTTACACGGCGCACAGCTATCATACGCAAACAGACGAATCTAATTACCAGGTACATCTACAAGTACAGCTCGAAAAGTTAAAAGAGATCCCTGTACTttctaattcaataatttctccgTCTATAGGCAATCTCGCTGATTTTATTCCAgcgtttaatatttaaaactgcgAGGCGTGTTCATACTGTagatcatttttaatttcttgagCTGTACTTTAAAAACGGTCCGCGGATCATAAGAATCGTTTCCCTCTAGCGATACAGTGAATTTTCCAAGTATTTTGAAGCACCTCCGTCGGAACAATGGGGCGGGCTAACGAACGCAACGCCGTTCTCCAATTCAACGCTTTGGCGGCAGCCACGGAACTCGAAAGTGGTTATGCCTTACTACGAAGAGACCTGCGTCTACGCGGAAAACTGGAGGGAACACGATACCGATGCAGCCATAGTTACCACGCCGCATGGGACCATTTCCCTGAGACTTCACAACAGAATTCGAGTAGATATGACCATCGATCGCGCGGtcagaataattaatttcaaggtATCCCTTTCTTTTCCTACATTAAAGCAAGATTCCAGTTGAGAATGTATCGCTTGAAATTATTATCAAGACTTCTaccaaagaaaagaaacaaagagcTATGAAATCGACAGTAGGATGTTcgcattgaaaaattgaaaaaggagTAATATGGTTTATACttacacaatttttatatgtatttcatttatCGTCAGCGTAGAATAACATTGTACTATCGTTGAGTGGTTCTGGGGCAACCGCAGCATTACTGCACCCGAATGGAAGAATATATCAATATGGATCACGAGTTGAAATCTTGGCCCACGACGCCCATGGCAATAACAAGTTAGTGGTATCTGTAACATCGTTAAAACATTATTAACTATCGACATTGTCATTCGTTAGATACGCAAAAATGTGGTACAAAGGAGTCAGCTTCACGTCCGAGCAATGTGCTCTTGTCTATTTAGTGGACACAGCGGGAACGAGAACGACTACAGACTCGTTTTCTGACATGAGTCAGGTATAGTaatgtaatacatatttataatgtttatttacattatacCGCCTTCCAGGATTTTTCTGTAAGTGTCTTTTATTCCCGTTCTCGACACGGTTTAACGTGCCTGCAAGAAGCTGCGGCCGCTCTAGACTCTGCTCAATACTGGTTAACGAACGAAGGAGTAGAGAATTGGATTATCAATAATGTCAGAGTTTCCCAAACACCTGATGGTCTTGTTAGGTACCTTCAACTCGTTACGATTCAGAAAAccatattaatattatgaacacataaatatgtaatttatgtttCCGCTAGAATCGCACGGAATAGTAACAAATATCAGTTGCGCACATCCCCTAGTAATGGTACTGCTTCGTTAACAACGCCGTTTTTACATTGTACCGCTTCTTTGGGCCAGACATCCCATCTTTTCGTGCGTCGCGGAGAACGACGTATGCACTACGATGGAACCAGTTTTATTGTTCGCAACGCAGGCCACAGCGCTGGATTCGATGACAATAACCAGCTGAAAGTTTACTAAGAAATTCTAATGCCAACTTTCATTGTCGTGAACTTTGTAAAAGCTTTCCTCGCGATCACACAATTCTCGCATCCAGTATACAGATTCGCTTTTAATGTCGTACACTCGGTACAGCTATGTGGAACTAAAAAATATCTGTTGCATATTTTGGAACTTGAACTCTTGCAAAGTGACTAATTACCCCAGCAAACTGCCAAATATTCTAATCAGTTTTTAAGTTTAGAAATTcacttgaatttcattttaaagatgttttgtaatttaatgaattgtCTTCATTTACCATAAAACGTAGCTACAAAAATGTGTACAATTTGTTCTATAAAGAGTTTTCCATAAATTTGGAACGATTGATATTTTCACTAATTTGTTCCTTATGCTACTTTGTAcatttctcaataaataatgatttaaatataaacaccATTCTGCTTAGCATTTTCTGTTATTACAAGATAATAAACTTACAGATAAAAGATGTattcttcattaatatttttactctGAATCTAGTATATCTGAATCATAATCGTCAATTTCTAAGTCCTCTTCAGAGTCATTTGAGT
Coding sequences:
- the fest gene encoding wurstfest, whose amino-acid sequence is MATTCGEYRKDTQKCNTQAGTQSQNQQPCSMPAIQNQTNSTTPMRLRSLYTAHSYHTQTDESNYQYFEAPPSEQWGGLTNATPFSNSTLWRQPRNSKVVMPYYEETCVYAENWREHDTDAAIVTTPHGTISLRLHNRIRVDMTIDRAVRIINFKNNIVLSLSGSGATAALLHPNGRIYQYGSRVEILAHDAHGNNKYAKMWYKGVSFTSEQCALVYLVDTAGTRTTTDSFSDMSQDFSVSVFYSRSRHGLTCLQEAAAALDSAQYWLTNEGVENWIINNVRVSQTPDGLVRIARNSNKYQLRTSPSNGTASLTTPFLHCTASLGQTSHLFVRRGERRMHYDGTSFIVRNAGHSAGFDDNNQLKVY
- the LOC116427217 gene encoding testicular acid phosphatase homolog isoform X2 → MRHGERAPQDTYPNDPYLNDSMEPYGWGQLTNEGRRSQYNQGLFLRNRYDDFLGPIYSPEIFYLQSTAVDRTKMSALLEAAALWKPNEKQSFKADLPWQPVTLFYQPRSEDTLMLIWDTCPKYTKLRRAIMSLPEVQKIQSDNTNLYNELTNLTGMAISSPEDVNSLYGTLTAEKQMNLTLPEWTDDYYPDKMEPLTLYDFELNVYNDLLRRLKGGPFLKKIVTDMLAKKDNTIVPEHRKMFMYIGHDSTVVTLLDVMHVWNNQMPHYNIMTMIELHEDKDGWNVQVFLRNTTNHEPYSLTIPGCVTVCPLDKFIQIMKPMIPDDWKEECKVEGDYTPPPAPVP
- the LOC116427217 gene encoding testicular acid phosphatase homolog isoform X1, which produces MLAVKLLIFIAAVYLSSGSPVTLEEGGTNNKKNERKTGDTTLRLVVVVMRHGERAPQDTYPNDPYLNDSMEPYGWGQLTNEGRRSQYNQGLFLRNRYDDFLGPIYSPEIFYLQSTAVDRTKMSALLEAAALWKPNEKQSFKADLPWQPVTLFYQPRSEDTLMLIWDTCPKYTKLRRAIMSLPEVQKIQSDNTNLYNELTNLTGMAISSPEDVNSLYGTLTAEKQMNLTLPEWTDDYYPDKMEPLTLYDFELNVYNDLLRRLKGGPFLKKIVTDMLAKKDNTIVPEHRKMFMYIGHDSTVVTLLDVMHVWNNQMPHYNIMTMIELHEDKDGWNVQVFLRNTTNHEPYSLTIPGCVTVCPLDKFIQIMKPMIPDDWKEECKVEGDYTPPPAPVP